Proteins from a single region of Desulfovibrio sp. Huiquan2017:
- the galU gene encoding UTP--glucose-1-phosphate uridylyltransferase GalU has protein sequence MNITKAVIPVAGWGTRSLPATKNVPKEMLPIFRKPIVQYIVEEGIGAGLTDVVFVTNQNKTIIEDHFDRNFLLEQLLERAGKTSMLEEVRRVASLVNVIGVRQKEQLGLGHAVLTAREVCQNEPFAVMLGDDLMFGVQTGIGELIKTAEATGKAVIGVIEVPPSKVSRYGVIQGEAIDSHTYRVTSLVEKPTPEKAPSNLAIIGRYVLLPEIFDILEGQRAGVGGEIQLTDALQGLADRDKLLAVRLGGQRFDAGDWVEYLTANIYFALQDEELRDELVKRLRELLSCSSS, from the coding sequence ATGAATATCACAAAAGCCGTCATCCCTGTCGCGGGTTGGGGCACCCGTTCACTCCCGGCCACCAAGAACGTCCCTAAGGAGATGCTGCCGATCTTCCGCAAGCCCATCGTCCAGTACATCGTGGAGGAGGGCATCGGCGCCGGCCTGACCGACGTGGTCTTCGTCACCAACCAGAACAAGACCATCATCGAGGACCATTTCGACCGCAACTTCCTCTTGGAGCAACTCCTGGAACGTGCGGGCAAGACCTCCATGCTTGAAGAGGTCCGGCGCGTGGCCAGCCTGGTCAACGTTATCGGTGTGCGCCAGAAGGAGCAGCTCGGTCTTGGCCACGCGGTGCTCACCGCCCGCGAGGTCTGCCAGAATGAACCTTTCGCGGTCATGCTCGGCGACGATCTCATGTTTGGTGTGCAGACCGGCATCGGTGAACTGATCAAGACCGCCGAGGCAACCGGCAAGGCGGTCATCGGCGTCATCGAAGTTCCCCCGAGCAAAGTCAGCCGCTACGGGGTGATCCAGGGCGAGGCCATCGACTCGCATACCTATCGCGTAACCAGCCTGGTGGAAAAACCCACGCCCGAGAAGGCTCCGTCCAACCTGGCCATCATCGGTCGCTATGTCCTGCTGCCGGAGATCTTCGACATTCTCGAAGGCCAGCGCGCGGGCGTGGGCGGCGAAATCCAGTTGACCGACGCCCTCCAGGGACTGGCCGATCGGGACAAGCTCCTGGCTGTTCGGCTGGGCGGACAGCGGTTTGACGCGGGCGACTGGGTGGAATACCTCACGGCCAACATCTATTTCGCTTTGCAGGACGAGGAATTGCGCGACGAACTTGTCAAGCGGTTGCGGGAGCTGTTGTCCTGCTCCTCATCCTAA
- the folP gene encoding dihydropteroate synthase, whose amino-acid sequence MNDTTWTVKGGKVLGPAPFLIAGIVNVTPDSFYDGGAHADTASGVAHGLKLVGEGAHILDVGGESTRPYGDPVSESDELARVLPVIEGLIAARTPAVISVDTYKAKVAARCLEAGAAIINDVSGFRFEPEILDVLAEYKPGYVLMHSLGRPGDMQDEPRYDDVVGDIMAFFEERLGVLEQAGLPLDRVALDPGIGFGKRLEHNLEILREIERFNEFGLPVYMGLSNKSLWQGLLGLETGQRQNATQAATAVLAAKGVPIHRVHEVELTRQTLTVVRELA is encoded by the coding sequence ATGAACGATACGACGTGGACAGTTAAGGGGGGCAAGGTCTTGGGACCTGCCCCCTTCCTCATTGCCGGAATCGTCAACGTGACACCGGACTCCTTTTACGACGGCGGGGCTCATGCCGACACCGCTTCGGGCGTGGCCCACGGGCTCAAACTGGTCGGGGAGGGCGCGCACATCCTGGATGTGGGCGGCGAGTCCACCCGGCCCTACGGCGACCCGGTGAGCGAGTCCGACGAGCTTGCCCGTGTCCTGCCCGTGATCGAAGGGCTGATCGCGGCCCGGACCCCGGCGGTCATTTCCGTGGACACCTACAAGGCCAAGGTGGCCGCCCGCTGCCTGGAGGCCGGGGCCGCCATCATCAACGACGTGTCCGGGTTCCGTTTCGAGCCGGAGATACTGGATGTGCTTGCCGAGTACAAACCCGGCTACGTGCTCATGCACTCCTTGGGCCGTCCCGGGGACATGCAGGACGAACCGCGCTACGACGACGTGGTCGGCGATATCATGGCCTTCTTCGAGGAACGCCTGGGGGTTCTGGAACAGGCCGGATTGCCTCTGGACCGGGTGGCCCTGGACCCGGGCATCGGTTTCGGCAAGCGGCTCGAACACAACCTGGAGATCCTGCGGGAGATCGAGCGCTTCAACGAATTCGGGCTGCCCGTTTACATGGGGCTGTCGAACAAGTCCCTGTGGCAGGGGCTCTTGGGCCTTGAAACCGGGCAACGGCAAAACGCCACCCAGGCGGCCACGGCCGTGCTGGCGGCCAAGGGCGTTCCCATCCACCGCGTGCACGAAGTCGAATTGACGCGACAGACGTTGACCGTAGTTCGTGAATTGGCGTAG
- a CDS encoding CdaR family protein, whose product MLKNWQTILLSIALAVFTWFLVTGREVVETWVDMPVVMTNPPEGLIIEDGLVDKIQVRLRGPKGLVGNLSSQNLVYPINVSNLKVGEQVVDIDPAKIPLSSTYEIIEVRPNRLRLTVDRRISKEVAVEAAWAGNLNSDYQLQEVKASPDVVTVRGPETLLRKISKTRVVLKGDFPEDVPRSWAEDVALEVPDEIEASPGQVNVEAYFAPKTREIWVKVPIEYQNPEGFKASVSQRYVRLLIQGPLFLFHDDEYRKAILASVVFGGKVVEGRFELDYDVTLPEGCKLEKKNPETVTTVIKKN is encoded by the coding sequence ATGCTCAAGAACTGGCAAACCATATTGTTGTCCATAGCCCTGGCCGTGTTTACCTGGTTCCTGGTCACCGGCCGGGAAGTGGTCGAGACCTGGGTGGACATGCCCGTGGTCATGACCAACCCGCCCGAGGGATTGATCATCGAGGACGGCCTGGTGGACAAGATCCAGGTCCGGCTGCGCGGTCCCAAGGGGCTGGTCGGCAACCTCTCCTCCCAGAATCTGGTCTACCCGATCAACGTCAGCAACCTGAAGGTCGGCGAGCAGGTGGTGGACATCGACCCGGCCAAGATTCCGTTGTCCTCCACCTACGAGATCATTGAGGTCCGTCCCAATCGGCTCCGCCTCACGGTGGACCGGCGCATCTCCAAGGAGGTCGCGGTGGAGGCCGCCTGGGCGGGCAATCTCAATTCCGACTACCAGTTGCAGGAGGTCAAGGCCTCGCCCGACGTGGTTACCGTCCGGGGGCCCGAGACCCTGCTGCGCAAGATTTCCAAGACCCGCGTGGTCCTCAAGGGGGATTTCCCCGAGGACGTGCCCAGGTCCTGGGCCGAAGACGTGGCCCTGGAGGTCCCCGACGAGATCGAGGCCTCGCCCGGACAGGTCAACGTGGAGGCCTATTTCGCGCCCAAGACCCGCGAAATCTGGGTCAAGGTGCCCATCGAATATCAGAATCCCGAAGGGTTCAAGGCCTCGGTTTCGCAGCGCTATGTCCGTTTGCTCATCCAGGGGCCGCTCTTCCTGTTCCATGACGACGAGTACCGCAAGGCCATTCTGGCCTCCGTGGTCTTCGGCGGCAAGGTGGTGGAGGGACGGTTCGAACTGGACTACGACGTGACCCTGCCCGAAGGGTGCAAACTCGAAAAGAAGAATCCCGAAACGGTTACCACCGTCATCAAAAAGAATTAG
- the glmM gene encoding phosphoglucosamine mutase, with the protein MKQRLFGTDGLRGQGNIFPMTPEIALRLGLAAGQYFRNGDKHHRVVIGKDTRLSGYVFETALTSGLCANGMDVFLVGPMPTPAISFLTRNMRADLGVVISASHNPFMDNGIKFFDSTGFKLPDEVEDEISELVLNRDTRWDYPPAENVGRAHRISDARGRYIVFLKNSFSPHLTLDGLKIVLDCAHGAAYGVAPDVLEELGAEVIKVGVAPDGLNINQKCGSLYPEVIARMVVEEGADMGIALDGDADRLIVCDENGRILDGDQIMALCALELMEKDQLPKNMLVATVMSNMALELFMADHGGQLLRTDVGDRYVVEAMRREGATLGGEQSGHLIFMDHATTGDGLLAALQLLRIMRERERPLSELAGLLEPFPQVLRNVHVKRKIPFDQAPQVQEAVRRGEAALAGKGRVLLRYSGTEAVCRVMVEGQDTELVEKLTGDIVEACEKYLK; encoded by the coding sequence ATGAAACAAAGGCTTTTCGGAACCGATGGCCTGCGGGGGCAGGGGAATATTTTCCCCATGACTCCCGAGATCGCCCTTCGGCTCGGCCTGGCGGCCGGGCAGTACTTCCGCAACGGCGACAAGCACCATAGGGTGGTCATAGGCAAGGACACCCGCTTGTCCGGCTATGTCTTCGAGACCGCCTTGACCAGTGGACTGTGCGCCAACGGCATGGACGTCTTTCTGGTCGGCCCCATGCCCACTCCGGCCATTTCCTTCCTGACCCGGAACATGCGCGCCGATCTCGGTGTGGTCATCTCCGCTTCGCACAATCCGTTCATGGACAACGGCATAAAGTTTTTCGACAGCACCGGCTTCAAGCTGCCCGACGAAGTCGAGGACGAGATCAGTGAACTGGTCCTGAACCGGGACACCCGTTGGGATTACCCCCCGGCCGAGAACGTGGGCCGCGCTCACCGCATCAGCGACGCGCGCGGTCGGTATATCGTTTTCCTGAAGAACAGTTTTTCTCCGCACCTGACCCTGGACGGGCTCAAGATCGTGCTCGACTGCGCCCACGGCGCGGCCTACGGCGTGGCCCCGGACGTGCTCGAAGAGCTGGGGGCCGAGGTGATCAAGGTCGGCGTGGCTCCGGACGGCCTGAACATCAATCAGAAGTGCGGTTCCCTCTATCCCGAGGTCATCGCCAGGATGGTCGTGGAGGAGGGCGCGGACATGGGCATCGCCCTGGACGGCGACGCGGACCGGCTCATCGTCTGCGACGAGAACGGCCGCATCCTGGACGGCGACCAGATCATGGCCTTGTGCGCCCTGGAGCTTATGGAAAAGGATCAGCTGCCTAAGAACATGCTCGTGGCCACGGTCATGTCCAACATGGCGCTTGAACTGTTCATGGCGGATCACGGCGGTCAGCTGCTGCGTACGGACGTGGGCGACCGCTACGTGGTCGAGGCCATGCGCCGCGAGGGGGCGACCCTGGGTGGCGAACAATCCGGGCACCTCATTTTCATGGATCACGCCACCACGGGAGACGGACTTCTGGCCGCGCTGCAACTGCTGCGCATCATGCGTGAACGGGAGCGTCCGCTGTCCGAATTGGCCGGGCTGCTTGAGCCGTTTCCCCAGGTGCTGCGCAACGTCCACGTCAAGCGCAAGATTCCCTTTGACCAGGCCCCGCAGGTCCAGGAGGCCGTGCGCCGGGGTGAAGCCGCTCTGGCGGGCAAGGGCCGCGTGCTGCTGCGTTACTCGGGGACCGAGGCGGTCTGCCGCGTCATGGTCGAGGGACAGGATACGGAATTGGTCGAGAAATTGACCGGCGATATCGTCGAAGCATGCGAAAAATATCTGAAATAG
- the cdaA gene encoding diadenylate cyclase CdaA encodes MFELFGIQVTWRVLLDIGLVAFIYYNIIVLVRGTRAAAVLYGLVVVLVVYYVAEKFNLYTLNALLGEFLTSLFLVVVILFKTDIRKALASVGTRRFWTKSNVRDDTLDQLTQAVMTMSHTSTGAIIVIEKNMPLGDIIERGIELDAKVNKELIETIFFTDTPLHDGAIIVRRDRIVAAACILPLSNKLRGQPMYGTRHRAALGISEGSDAITIVVSEERGEVSVAMNGRLTTSLDETRLRRVLKNALGR; translated from the coding sequence ATGTTTGAGCTTTTCGGAATTCAAGTTACCTGGAGGGTCCTGCTCGATATCGGGCTGGTGGCCTTCATCTACTACAACATCATCGTCCTTGTCCGGGGAACCCGCGCCGCCGCTGTGCTCTACGGCCTGGTGGTCGTGCTCGTGGTCTACTATGTAGCTGAAAAGTTCAATCTTTACACCCTGAACGCACTGCTCGGCGAATTTCTGACCTCCCTGTTCCTGGTGGTGGTCATACTGTTCAAGACCGACATTCGCAAGGCGCTGGCCTCGGTGGGCACCAGGCGGTTCTGGACCAAGTCCAACGTGCGCGACGACACCCTGGACCAATTGACCCAGGCGGTCATGACCATGTCGCACACCTCCACCGGCGCGATCATCGTCATCGAAAAGAACATGCCGCTGGGCGACATCATCGAACGCGGGATCGAGTTGGACGCCAAGGTCAACAAAGAACTGATTGAAACCATATTTTTCACGGACACGCCCCTGCATGATGGGGCAATCATCGTCCGCCGCGACCGCATCGTGGCCGCTGCCTGCATTTTGCCCCTGTCCAACAAGCTGCGGGGGCAACCCATGTACGGCACCCGGCACCGGGCGGCACTGGGCATTTCCGAAGGCTCTGACGCCATCACCATCGTGGTCTCCGAGGAACGGGGTGAAGTTTCCGTGGCCATGAACGGCCGCTTGACCACCAGCCTGGACGAAACGCGTTTGCGGCGCGTGCTCAAGAACGCTTTGGGGCGCTGA